The DNA region ATCGTCTGGTAACGGCCTACGAAATCCTTGATTACCCGGCCTAACACATGACCGATATGCGGTGCGCCGTTAGCTGTCGGCGGCCCTTCATAAAAGACATAGTTCGGCTTGCCCGCCCGGAGCTCGATCGACTTCTTGAAGGTGTTCTCCTTATTCCATTTGTCGAGGATGCGAAGCTCTCTGGCCCGCGCCTTCTCTTTCACGTCAACTCTGTTCATTGCAGATCTTCCTTTCACCAATGTGAGTAAAATTCCCCAAGGGAATAAAAAAAGGCCCTCATCCCGAAAGGGACGAGAACCTGTTCTCGCGCTACCACCCTAATTCCGCCCGCAAATCCAGCCGTGAACGACTGTACCGGGCGACACCTCATATCCATGCCTATAACTACCGGCATGGTCCGATATAACGTTCGGCCGACGGCTCAGCTTACGCACGTAACGATAACGCTTCAGCTTCGCTTCTCCGGGATGATCTTCAGCTCAGGACTGACCGCCGACTCTCAGCAAATGCCGGCTCTCTGAAGGACAATTCCTCTGCCTACTGTTCCCATCAACAAATTTTCGTCTTAATCAATAATATGATATTAGTTATAGACGACTTCAAGGGAAAAGTCAAGGCCGCCCCGGCCTAATACACCTCTTTAGGCTCCAGGCTCGGTTCACGGCTTTCTAAGGACTCCCATCCGTCCTGCTTCAGCAGCTCCAGCTGCGCCTCTACAAGAGAACGGAACCGGGTCCGGTAGATTGATGCCTGCTTCTTGAGCTCTTCCACTTCCAGCGCAATCTTACGGGATTTCCCGAGCGCCTCGTTAATGATCCGGTCCGCGTTCTTCTCCGCTTCCTTCACGATAAGCTGCGCTTCCTTCTTCGCATTATTCTTCACCTCATCGGCAGCCTCTTGGGCTACGATGATCGTCTTGGACAAGGTTTCCT from Paenibacillus ihbetae includes:
- a CDS encoding DivIVA domain-containing protein, which codes for MPLTPLDIHNKEFARRIRGYDEDEVNEFLDQVIKDYESVIRENKELGNQLMAMQEKLDHFANIEETLSKTIIVAQEAADEVKNNAKKEAQLIVKEAEKNADRIINEALGKSRKIALEVEELKKQASIYRTRFRSLVEAQLELLKQDGWESLESREPSLEPKEVY